One region of Culex pipiens pallens isolate TS chromosome 2, TS_CPP_V2, whole genome shotgun sequence genomic DNA includes:
- the LOC120418144 gene encoding uncharacterized protein LOC120418144, translating into MIRLHLTLLSVAGVFLTLRPTLAEVDAESSCIPGTFSTIKANLLRTLILCYVYDCPEDITNAIAKDFNKFHHYDLHPAAMKGDCAGGDAAAAAGAPAGTPAASAAPADPAKADAAPAAGDAAPPADAAPAEAPAALRRLKRDAPAVAPAAAPATAAEEKAIEVPVQVLSKLAKLTSALEKDRNAALSACTDWMSMLNKLLIDIMQANKQCFLEPADRYPAELPDDGAEIDCDEMTVYMRQLQKHFGGQCDSQGKNCPDKLKTAVKWFGKAYKQLGRNCYYDAYEYMDSK; encoded by the coding sequence ATGATCCGTCTACATCTGACACTCCTTTCCGTAGCCGGGGTCTTCCTGACCCTTCGCCCAACCCTCGCCGAGGTCGACGCCGAGTCCAGCTGCATCCCGGGCACGTTCTCCACCATCAAGGCGAACCTGCTGCGCACGCTGATCCTGTGCTACGTGTACGACTGCCCGGAGGACATAACGAACGCGATCGCGAAGGACTTTAACAAGTTCCACCACTACGATCTGCATCCGGCCGCGATGAAGGGCGATTGCGCTGGCggtgatgcagcagcagcagctggcgCACCAGCTGGTACACCAGCGGCATCAGCTGCTCCAGCCGATCCGGCTAAAGCCGACGCTGCTCCTGCTGCAGGTGACGCTGCTCCTCCCGCCGATGCTGCTCCAGCTGAAGCGCCTGCAGCTCTTCGTCGGCTGAAGCGTGACGCACCTGCTGTCGCTCCCGCCGCAGCACCTGCCACCGCCGCCGAGGAGAAGGCCATCGAAGTTCCGGTGCAGGTTTTGAGCAAGCTGGCCAAGCTAACGTCGGCGCTGGAGAAGGACCGTAACGCGGCGCTGTCCGCGTGCACGGACTGGATGTCGATGCTGAACAAGCTGCTGATTGACATCATGCAGGCGAACAAGCAGTGCTTCCTGGAACCGGCCGATCGCTACCCGGCGGAACTTCCGGACGACGGTGCGGAGATCGACTGCGACGAGATGACGGTGTACATGCGCCAGCTGCAGAAGCACTTTGGCGGACAGTGCGACTCCCAGGGCAAGAACTGTCCGGACAAGCTGAAGACGGCCGTCAAGTGGTTCGGCAAGGCGTACAAACAGCTTGGTAGGAACTGCTACTACGATGCTTATGAGTACATGGATAGCAAGTAG